In the Litoribacterium kuwaitense genome, AAAAGAGCAGATCATTTTAGATCCTGGCGTCGGTTTTGCGAAATCACCTGCACAAAACATTGAAGTCATTCGTCACTTAGACGACATTGCTGTATGGGGCTATCCTGTTCTTCTTGGGACGTCGAGAAAGTCCTTTATCGGCCAAGTGCTCGATTTGCCTGTAGATCAGAGGCTCGAGGGCACGGGAGCCACTGTATGTTACGGAATCACAAAGGGAGCAGGTATCGTGCGCGTGCATGACGTTAAACAAATTGCGCGCATGGTAAAAATGATGGATGCGCTCATCGGAAAGGGAGATTGGCATGGATAAAATTCTCATCAATGGTATGCGTTTTTATGGCTACCACGGCGTGCTTCCGGAAGAGAACAGGCTAGGTCAGCGTTTTATGGCAGATGTGGTTCTGTATTTGGATTTGCAACCAGCAGGGCAGTCAGATCATTTAGCGCAAACGGTCAATTATGCAGAAGTGTATGAAGTTGTTCAGAAGGTTATGGAAGGCACTCCTGCTAAACTCCTTGAGGCGCTTGCCGAATCGGTAGCTCAAGCGCTGTTTACTGCATTTGATCACGTTCACTCTCTCACGATCAAAATTATAAAACCTGATCCCCCCATTCCTGGTCACTATGATCATGTAGCGGTAGAAATTACGAGGGAGCGGTCATCGTGAATCAAGTGTATGTAGCGCTAGGGTCAAACATGGGTGTAAGAGAACAATTTTTAAAAGAGGCTGTGTATGACCTCCATGCAATTCCTGAGACAAAGGTCGTTCGCTCGTCGTCCATTTATGAAACGGAGCCTGTTGGTTATACAAATCAAGCGCAATTTTTAAATATGGTCGTTGAAGTGCAAACATCTCTTTCACCAGCAGATCTTTTAAAAGAAACGGCTTTCATTGAACAAAGACATCATCGTAAACGCGATGTTCGCTGGGGGCCTAGGACGCTTGATATTGACATTCTGTTATATAATATGGAGAATATAAAAACAAATGAGTTGGAAATTCCCCATCCAAGAATGACACAGCGTATGTTTGTGTTACGTCCGTTGCACGATCTACTGCCGGGCTCTTTTCTTATTCCCGATGAAACGGCAACCTTATCAGAACTGATCAGGCATTGTCCTGACAAAGAAGGGATCTACGTATGGAAACACAATGCTGGGGGCGGCGCATTCGCGCTTTTCGAAAGTTAAAAGGGCATACGCAGGAGACGTTCGCAAGGCATGTAGGTGTCTCTGTCTCTATTTTAGGTGATATCGAACGTGGTCACCGGAGGCCAGACGCTGAATTGATGGCTGACATTGCGAAAAGCTTAGACATTACAATAGAAGAACTCATGCCTTTAGAAGAAAAAGAGAGGTGAGAAATTTGTTTACTATAGGAAATGTGTCTATCCCTAATCGTGTTGTACTCGCCCCTATGGCAGGCGTGTGTAACTCTGCCTTTCGGCTAACAGTG is a window encoding:
- a CDS encoding dihydropteroate synthase, translating into KEQIILDPGVGFAKSPAQNIEVIRHLDDIAVWGYPVLLGTSRKSFIGQVLDLPVDQRLEGTGATVCYGITKGAGIVRVHDVKQIARMVKMMDALIGKGDWHG
- the folB gene encoding dihydroneopterin aldolase — its product is MDKILINGMRFYGYHGVLPEENRLGQRFMADVVLYLDLQPAGQSDHLAQTVNYAEVYEVVQKVMEGTPAKLLEALAESVAQALFTAFDHVHSLTIKIIKPDPPIPGHYDHVAVEITRERSS
- the folK gene encoding 2-amino-4-hydroxy-6-hydroxymethyldihydropteridine diphosphokinase; protein product: MVNQVYVALGSNMGVREQFLKEAVYDLHAIPETKVVRSSSIYETEPVGYTNQAQFLNMVVEVQTSLSPADLLKETAFIEQRHHRKRDVRWGPRTLDIDILLYNMENIKTNELEIPHPRMTQRMFVLRPLHDLLPGSFLIPDETATLSELIRHCPDKEGIYVWKHNAGGGAFALFES
- a CDS encoding helix-turn-helix domain-containing protein, with product METQCWGRRIRAFRKLKGHTQETFARHVGVSVSILGDIERGHRRPDAELMADIAKSLDITIEELMPLEEKER